AGTGTATTAGGCAAGCATGTTGTCTGCTATGATGTATTTGTAGGAGCCAATGTTGTAAATGCATTTTGGGCTGTCACCAGGTGGGGGCAGTGTGTGCACAGAGGGGTTAAAAACAGGTGTTTCTTACAGGTAGCGGAAGTTGACTTGGTTGAAggggacagttttttttttttttttaccacacagAAACTATAAGAGCAACACACTGGATATCAACTTTCTTTCTTCAAGGATTGTACATATATGCTTGCATTATGTTCAATAAAGTAGATAAGTTAAAATCTACTACGAAGGTCTTTTGGTGTGCGTAAAGCGTGCGCGTTTTATCCAAGCCATCAGCAGCTATAGGAGCTGCTGGAACAAAAGTAAAAACTAGTTCCCGTTGGATCACTGAGCGGCGCTCGCTTTGTTCAAGTTCTCAACGTGGAAACAGGACGGATGACAATTAAGGAAGGCTGGTGGGTGCTGCTTAATATGTTTAAAGGCTTCATGCAATGAAATTTGAAGTTTGAACCAAACAGAGACATTCTGTGCTGCTGATTCCTTCTGGTGGTGTTGTTGCTCATGGATAAAAAGGAGAAATCAGACTCTGAAATGGCTACTGGTATTGATGGTGGAAAGATTGTTACTGAAGAGGTTGCAAATGATGACGTTACTGCTGTTGATGAAAAAGAGTCACAAAACAGAGTGAGAAAAATGACTGCAAAGTGGGTTGCTCTGCTCTTTGAAAGTTTGCAGACAACTAGAAAACAGAAGttaagtcaaataaataaaaccaaacaaaaggtGAATGATCTAATTTCTCTCAAAATCGCAAGTGAAACTATACCAGATGTGGAAAAGCAAATGAAGAGGTTTGATAAATATTGTAAAGAGGCTGAACACAATTCAATTGTTGAAATGCCTATGTCTCCGAATGAGTCTGACAAGCAGAAGGAATGGTTTAATGCCAAAATGGCTGAAAATCTGCATTTTTCCAAAGATATCAGTGAATGGGTGTCTGATACTGGAAAATCATTGAATGTGGATAAAATCTGTGACACCTCATCTACAACAAGCAGTGAAATAGGACCTGATGATAGTATTTCAAATGTATCCACAAAACAATCCCATCACAGCAAAGCATCGAAAGGTTCAACTACTACTTCAAGTACAACTTCTTCTGCACGAATAAAGGCTGTGGCAGAAAAGGCTGCATTATTACAACATAGTGCTGCTATGGAGAAGAGACATGTCTTGGTGGAGGAAGAAAAGCTTCACATTTCAAAGTGAAAGactaaaaagacaaaagaaacaaCTCCTAATGAATGCAAAAATAGCAGCCAGTGATGCAAAGTTTTAAGAACCAGTGATGTTGGAATTGGAAAAAAAGGCATCGTccaatgatttaaaatgtaaaaaatcacACTCATTGAATCACAATTTGCAAGTAGAGCTGCCTGGGAATTCTACTCAAACTGCAATGCAATGTTTAACTATACAACAAGTTGCAGGCACACAGGATGGTACAACTGCTGTTCAAAGTAATCCAGTCTCTAATTCTCAATCACAGATTCATTCTTCACAATCTTATTCTCAAACTGGACAAGATATTTTGTATAACATTATGCAGCAGCAAGCAAATATAACAGCTCAGCTTGTTCATTGGGGGGATGTGGCATCTGCTTTACCTCCTCGAGTAATTCCAATTTTCGATGGAGATCCATTACAATTTGCTGCCTTTATTCAAGCCTTTGAGCATGGAATTGAAAGAAAGACCACAGATGCACAGGATTGTTTGTACTATTTAGAACAGTACACTAGAGGACAACCGAGAGAGTTGGTCAGAAGCTGCCAGCATATGCCGGCACAACAAGGGTTCAGCAAAGCCAAAAATTTGTTGAAGGAACATTTTTGTCATGAGTTAAAAATCACTGCAGCCTACATGGAAAAGGCTTTGGATTGGACTACAATAAAACTTGATGACATTAAAGGGCTGCAAGCATATGCTTTGTTTCTGAGAGGGTATTGCAATGTGATGGTAAACTTGCAGTATATGGATGAGATTAATGTTTCATCGAACCTTAAGAACATCATGATGAAACTGCCTTACCGACTCAGGGAAAAATGGAGTCATAGTCTGCAAGTTACAAGAACAGAATGGCTGTAGGGTCAAGTTTACAGACATGGTGGATTTTATTGAACATCAGATAAAGATTCTCACGGATCCTCTCTTTGGAGATATTAAAGATACACAACCAAACATGTCCTATAAAGTCAAATCTGTACCTTACAGTGGTAGAGGGTGAAGTTCAGCTACAGTGGCTAAGATTTTCAGCCTAAAGTACATCCATCACAGCATAGTTCTTCATCTTGCTGCTATGCATGCAAAGAAAATCATGTTTTTGAAAAAGCCCTCTAATTCAGAAAATGACTCACAGACAAAGGATTTAATTTTTGAAGAATCATGGAATTTGCTTTGCCTGTTTAAATTTGGACATCTTAGCAAAGATTGTACAAGTCGGCAtatttgtggtgtgtgtagtcagAAGCATCTTATTATATTGCACATCTCAGCTAAGAGTAAACCCTTTGAGGAGAAACAATTGAGTAATGCTCTTGTTACTTTGTAGACCTATGCTCATACTGGAGCCAGAGAACAAGATTGTTCATTGTCCACTGTGCCAGTTCAGGTCAGGTCTAAGTTTGGAGACTTTACAGTAACAACATATGCTTTCTTGGATCCAGGGAGTAGAGCCACTTTTGGTACTGAAGGGCTTATACGGAAGCTGAAGATGACTAGGACAAGAAGGTGCATATTGCTTCGAACAATGGGACATGAAAATGTGGTAAACACATCTGTGCTCACTGGACTGGAGCATCTGTGCTCccttcatatttatatatatggtATACTATTTTGTTATACTATTTTGTTATGCTACTTACAGTAGTTTGAGGTGAAAGACATTGCTACTGCCTAACTGCAAAGCAAGACCTTGACAAGGCCAAGCTTTGAAAGCCTTTTGCAGATTCTAAGGGAGCTTTGAATAATAACGGAATGTGCTGATATTAACCCCAGGTGCAAGTCAGACTACAGAGGATTTCACTCCAGTCCCTCCACTGACACATCTTCTGTTTACTTGTAGAAGCTGTTTGGAAGAGATCTGACAGATGAAGCTGTTTGGATGCTGGGCAAGTATAATCAGGTTCCCATTCATCCGCACCTCCTGCATGTTGTACatgatgtagtgtgtgtcatTGCCCTTGTAGAACATTTCATCCGTCAGGATGGTTATGTTGTTATTCTGCttggaaaaacaaaatacaattattttctttttttgggcAAAAGCTTGGTTGTCTGATTCTTTGAATTTTTTCAACCCTTGGACATGATGGAAAAATACAATTCAGTGAATAACCATAATAGTGTAGCAAATACTTTTCACAGCACCACTACTATGTAGTCTTAACATTTTTTTCGGGTTATAAATTGCAGTATAAAATTtagtattaaattatattataagaaTGGTGAATAATTGTGCAAGGGACTGTACATCATCTGTGAAGTACTTTATGCTtcaaggaataaaaaataacagtgtGCTGTGTCAATTTGATCAAGGATATTTTTAaggctcatttttatttatttatatatatatatatttttatatatttatattaatattacaccTTGGGATTGCTTATTAGGTATTTACACCATAGATTCTTTTGAAACTAGTAAATAATATTCATGACAAGAAAAcagatatattataaatattaaatattctaaCTATTACAAAGATTTTATTACTGCCAAGTGCTGATTAGGCATGATTATGTATGTTTaagtaatgaataatgaattcaGTGCCAGATATTACAGGGCCTTCATCACCTGCATTATCCACTGTTTCATAGTCTGGGGCTGCAATGACTTTTTCCTTGGATGAGGCCAACCAAAAATTTAAGAGTAAAGAAAGAAGttaagaagaaggaaaaataaagattggtttatatataaaaaactatgctcttcattcattcattctctaccgcttatcgtaacttctcgggtcacggggagcctgtgcctatctcaggcatcgaggtaggatacaccctggacggagtgccaacccattgcagggcacacacacactacggacaattttccagagatgccaatcaacctaccatgcatgtctttggactgtgggaggaaaccggagtacccggatgaaacccccgaggcacggggagaacatgcaaactccacacacacaaggcggaggcgggaatcgaacccccaacactggaggtgtgaggcgaatgtgctaaccactaagccacagtgccacGCTATGCTCTTTAATGTTTGTTAAATGTGCCCTTTTCAGTTTCCAGTTCAGTTCCAGTTTGTTGAATTTTGTGCAACGAAATGTTTGTCCCAGCATGGACATGGGTTGCACTGTTGTCTCCTGCATACCATTGCTTAGATATTTGAAATCTGGTATGTTGCActtttatttcagaattttcTTGTGTATAAATTGAGGAAATGGTTCAATGATATAAAatacttcattaaaaaaatttttttctaaaggtAAAATCTGCAAGTAAATTTTCACAAACATGCTAGCACATAGTCAGCATGCACTGTTGAAAAGTTCCTGACCCAGATTTAGTTAGAGTATATTGggctttttacctttttttctttacctcCAAGAAAATGCTATCTTCTTACTGCAACTCCTCTAAATCCACTTTCAGAAAACCATTCTCTTGAAGATCCATTTGATCATTTTGTGCTGCTACACATAACATCCATGGTAGAAGCAGAAAGGAGAATAATAACATCCATAGGTCCATTTTCTACAATTCAGAAGTAGTATTGAGCGAGACCATAAGTGTTTAGATCTTTCTTCACCAAGATCCTTTAAAGTCactttgtaaaaatgtatatgtatttaaattgtACACTGTAAGTTTTGCATTGTTTAAAGTGATCTAGTTTCTGTGATATGTGATACATCGGAAGGTATAACAACGATGTGAAACATTCATGATGTCacaccattattttttttatactgtttgaCTTGTATCAGCATGCTATTGATGCCTAAATATGAGCTGTAGGTTCCTAATATGAGTACATACAGCCTTTTAACAGACGTTCttttccagagcaacttacattttatacaaatgagaaaTTAAGGGTTAAAGTGGTAGCTtgctggacctgggatttaCAACCTGGAATTTTCAACCTTCCAGTTAGCaatccaacactttaaccactaagctactatATTCCAGTGTGCTGATGTTGAATGATGACCCCTTACACTGCCAGGGCATTCATTATCAAATTTCACTTGAGATAAAGTACTGGAATGACCTTTAAAAAGGTGACATTGTGGGAACTGGTAAGAGTGAAGCTGACAAAAGTATATTAAGCAATGTAATGTAGCCCAATTTGTAACATACCAACTAGCCAAGCTTAACCCCAGTTCACTATtaacaatgttaaaatgattGAGCAACTGTACATATTTGTGTCACATCCCCTGAATACGATATTTGACTACTGGaattgctacaaaaaaacacaaacacttttaaTTCATGAGtagttttatatacagtattgttaGCAAAAAATGGTAGCATTCACATTAAAATAACGTGGAAAATTCCTCATCATATTGAAGAACTCAGAAGAATTGATTGTTCAGGGCATGGATTTCCCTTACAGCTGACTTCTTGAATGTTTGCAGTGTTGTAAGATATGGCAGGTGATCAGGACGCATAAAGAACACAACTGGATCCATTTTCACCAATGCGATACGACACTTCATTCGGGTCCACCCAGAGTGTTAGCTCACATGGAAGCAGGGAAAAGATTTCCTCCTGTGTAATGCCAACGGCCCAGGCAGCTTTGCCTATCAAAGGGTCCATTTTGTGGTTGATGCGCAAGCATCTGTAGCCTGACCCTCTGCAAGGGTCTTGGGGGAACCAGTGTTGCTCGTAGtaatctgaaagaaaaaaggtaaAGCAAGATAAGAAAGGATCCTCAATACTATTTTCACCACCCACAAGCAGCCTACAAGCACTACTCACTCTACTACCACCCAGGTCTAGAATCAGGTACTAGACTAAGTGAATTATGGCTGTAGTATTGATcaagttttaaaaaaactatAGTTTTAGTTATACCAAGATGTACTTGTATATGCAAGACCTACAGCAGATTCAAAATTCCCGCTTTGTTCTGTTTTGGTTTAAATTTGTTTCCCTTTCAGAGCAGGCACAATGTAGAATTTTAGAAAGCCCAGTAACCATAACTAATTTTATAGTATAAAAGTATAACTCAATGTAATTATCTAGTCAATACATGTCTGATTAAACTATCTGTAGAAATGTGAATGACTAGAAGGAAAATACAGGCTGTAATGAATATTGAAACTCCTCGTACCAAGTAGCGTCTTCTGCAGGGAAAAGTTTAAGTGATTAAGTTGATCTTCAGTAAGAAGGCCAGTCATTCTGACCAGACTGCTAACAAAATTAGCAGCTGTAGAGACTTCTGTTCTCATGTTTGCCGAACAGCAACACCTGTAAAAAGACCGATGGATTAGAAAGGCGACGGATTAAAGCCACAGTAGGGAAATACGTCTTTTACTGTTCGGGATGAAAAAGTTACCTgatgaaatatataatatacaaagaaGGATTTAAAGAGGCTTATATCCAAATAATCTGTGATTACAGTGTAATTGTCAGCTCTGACATTGAAGCAAGTGCTGACAAATTTCCTGCTCTTTCTAATTTAAACTCTCTGGCTGTCACAAAGGTTCCATCCGAATACGCTGAAACGTCATCAAAGTCATTCAAGTGACGTCACACagtgttttcatttaaattgaaatgaacGCATCTAACACTAATTAACTATGAACcgagtaaaagtacaaaacCACATACGTAAACAAAAATTACACATGACTGCTATAGCGTGAATGATCACATCCCCTGTTCTTTATTACAGACTGGAAGAAAATTCAGAATAGATGTTAAATGCTGTACAATTTAATTTTCGTTTCGGACAGTGTATTATTAACAAACGACAAAACAATTGTTCCTATATCATTAGCCCATGTAGACGTCCCCATTTCTGATCTAAGTATTAATATAGTGTATTAGGCAAGCATGTTGTCTGCTATGATGTATTATTTGACGTCTCTATCGagacaaataaatgatttactgCTTCCAAGAAGACTTACAACACTCCAAACTGTGCAAAAAGTGAATTACTATACATCTATTTCATTGTTTGTTATGTGACCAAACTCAATAACGAGAGGAAAAGGGAAAATGCTATTGATAACAGTTATCAACTaaatttagtgttttattcctcaaatATGCAGTCAGCTTTTAACTAATCATGtagcaaaataataattcataaattCAGTCTAGATAATAATTCTACAAATGATTTGCCGTATGTGCAACATCACAATGCTGAATGCATGCATATCggtatttttacaaaatatattaaattccTGTGTCAAATTAGACgtctctttcattcttttcctGTCCTTAACTTTTGCTGTCTTTTCTTATTAGCACTTGACCATATAAAATGAAAGGTTATGTCTAACAAAGCACAAATGTgcattttgtacactttttgCGCACTTAACCTATAAACCTCAGCAACCTTGGAAGAATTTTGTTGGGACCTGTTTTGTTTCCAGCATTCCCAGCATAGGATGTAGAGATGCACCACAACCCTTACCTGAATAAATTGGTTGTGGTGCATCCCAGCATAGGATATAGAGATGCAGCACAACCCTTACCTGAATAAATTGGTTTCTCAAGATGAGTTAATGACAAAAGTGTAAATGTACATCTCAAAATTGTACTTTTGATTGTTGGACCAAAAGAGTCTGGCAAATTGTACAGAGCAACAGGCTGCAATTAGTAACCTGATTAAAAAATATACCTATATAATATACTTATGTACCTAATTGCACACTTAAATTATGAACCTCAGCATCTTCATAGTAAAAGAACCTAGAAAGGATTTTTTTGTGGGGAACAATAAGCGCATTATTTAATACCCTTcatgctctcactcactcattttctaccgctttatccgaactacctcgggtcacggggagcctgtgcctatctcaggagtcatcgggcatcaaggtaggatacaccctggacggagtgccaacccatcgcagggcacatccTTCATGCTTAATAgctttatgtatttaatatccAAGCAAATTTGCTCCACATTTGGTTTTAACCCTCAAATGGTATATGTATCATATTTGATACATGAGATTCTGAGACCTCTGGAACACCTGCATTATCAATACTTTCCTCAAAAACTTGTTGAAGACAATCTTAGACTTGTcttctgccccctagtggactTACCCAAGCCCTGCAGTCTTTTCCAATACGGCTGCCTTCATGGACTTACTTGCTAGTTTTTTGCAGGGACATCTTTGCTCATTTTGAAAAAGGTATGGTAAAAATAGCATATATGCTAATACTGAATTTTTAATATGAATTTATACattattgaataataataataatattaataataataataataataataataataataataataataataatatgaatgtCATCATAAAATGGTGTTGAATATATGTGTATCAAATATGATACAGCAGGTATCGGAGACCAGGGACAGTTGTAACAGGGGACGGTTGCAACACCTTGAATTCCTCCAAGCAGAAACAACCTAGTGTGATGACACTCACTGTGCACATGCTCAGTTAGTCTCCCTCCAATTTTGCCATAAAAGGAGAAACATTTGAATCTAACTGACGGAGTTATctacaaaagatttttttgaggtaaaaaaaaatcacttttctTTCTGATGTACTTTTTTGGATGATGTTATAGGATCAAATGTCTATGAATTCAAACAAGCATTATTAGAATCACTATTTTGTAAGCTAAAAATATAAGTGGCTAATAAGTGTCAAACTAGCAGTCAAGCTAGCTCACATGAGATAAAATCATGGTTGATGATACTGGGACGGTTGTAACGTCCCATTATGGACAACCATACCTGCCACCTTTCTGTGGAGGGGATTGATTTTTGCAAGAGCCATGGCATCGTCCTCCTCTCATTCCCCCCACACTGTTCCCATAAGATGCAGCCCTTGGATtgcagtgtactgtatattggcTACCGAAGAGTCTGGTATTCAACTGCTGTGACGGCTGGATGAAAGCTCATCCAGGAGCCACAATGTCTATTTATGATCTGCCAGGCATTGTGAAGAGTGCCCTTCCCTGTGCTGCATCACTGGCAAATATTCAGGCAGGGTTTGCATGCACTGGAATTTGGCATTTTAATACTGTAGGAATATTTTCACTGACAGTGACTTTGCACCATCCCTAGTCACAGACCGCCCAATGCCAGCAGTGACACCAGAGGTTCCATCTTCCTCTACAACTCCATCACCCAATGTGGCAACGGTGGCATCCTCCATGCCACTTAGAGCATCATCCCCTGTAACACCATGTTTTTTGTCCAAGCCTGAGCCTGAGCCATCATCCTCTGCTATGGACACAACTTTTTCACCTGTGTCCATCCGTCCACACCCAAAAGCTGGCCCAAGAAAGCAGACAACAAAGGGCAGGAAAAGAAGGGA
This DNA window, taken from Tachysurus fulvidraco isolate hzauxx_2018 chromosome 23, HZAU_PFXX_2.0, whole genome shotgun sequence, encodes the following:
- the LOC113658326 gene encoding protein BTG1-like: MRTEVSTAANFVSSLVRMTGLLTEDQLNHLNFSLQKTLLDYYEQHWFPQDPCRGSGYRCLRINHKMDPLIGKAAWAVGITQEEIFSLLPCELTLWVDPNEVSYRIGENGSSCVLYAS